Below is a genomic region from Rhodospirillum centenum SW.
GCTATGCTTCGCCCGCGGAACGGTGTGGAGGCGAGGTCATGCGGACGGCGCGGCGGCGGCACCTGCTGGACATCGACACGTTCATCGCCTGGGAGGACCAGCAGCCGGAGAAGCACCAGCTCGTCGGCGGCGAGGTCTATGCCATGGTGGGGGGCGCGCTCGCGCATGCGGCGATCGCCCTGAACATGGCTGTGGCCTTGCGGAACCGGCTGCGCCGCCCCTGCCAGGTCTTCGTCTCGGACGTGAAGGTCCGGGTGGATGCGGCTTCGTCCGTCTACTACCCGGACGTGGTCGTCTCCTGCGCCGGACAGGACATGCGCGGGACGGTGCTGCGGGATCCCGTGCTGGTCGTGGAGGTGCTGTCGCCCGGCACCGCCGCCTTCGACCGCATGAAGAAGCGGGCGGACTACGCCACGCTGCCGAGCGTGCGCTACGTGCTGCTGGTCGAGACGGAGGAGCGGCTGGTCGAACTGGACCGCCGCGAGGGCGGGGACTGGCTGCGCGAGACGGTGACGGGGGAAGGCCGGC
It encodes:
- a CDS encoding Uma2 family endonuclease, yielding MRTARRRHLLDIDTFIAWEDQQPEKHQLVGGEVYAMVGGALAHAAIALNMAVALRNRLRRPCQVFVSDVKVRVDAASSVYYPDVVVSCAGQDMRGTVLRDPVLVVEVLSPGTAAFDRMKKRADYATLPSVRYVLLVETEERLVELDRREGGDWLRETVTGEGRLDFPELGVSLDLDEIYGG